GCCATCGACGATGCGCATTCGATTGGTGTGCTCGGCCCCAACGGCGACGGCACCGCAGCGCACTTCGGCCTGACTGACGAGGTCGACATCATTGCCGGTACCTTCTCGAAGTCCCTGGCCTCGATCGGCGGATTCGTCGCCGGCTCCAAGTCGGTCATCAACTTTCTCCGCCATCACAGCCGTCCGCTCATCTTCACCGCTGCGCTGCCGCCCGCCAACACGGCCGGCGTGCTCGCGGCCCTGGAAGTCCTCCAGCGTGAACCGGAGCGCCGAGCCCAGTTGTGGGACAACACCAAGCGGCTGGCCGACGGGTTCCGAAGCCTCGGATTCCATGTCGGACCGACCCAAACGCCGATCATTCCGATCCTGATCGGACCACTCGACCGGACCCTGGTCATGTGGCGCAAAGTGTTCGACGCCGGGATCTTCACCAACCCGGTCGTTCCGCCGGCCGTGCCGCCGTCGCAGTGCCGGCTGCGCACCAGTCTGATGGCCACGCACACTCCGGATCAGATCGACTACTGCCTCGAGACGATCGGGAAACTGGGCCGCGAGCTGGGCGTCATCTGAGTGCGAATCTAGTCGTCCGTCCCGTCCGGACAGGCGCGGACCTCAATCGGTTCATCGATCTGCCCTACCAGTTGCACGCGCGGGACCTGTCATGGGTCCCGCCGCTGCGTCGGGACGTCGAGCTGCTGCTCTCCCCGAAAAAGAACCCCTTCTTCGAGCATGCGGAGGCCGCCTACTTCCTGGCGGAGCGTGACGGCACCGTGGTCGGCCGGATCGGCGCAATCCATAATCGGCTCCACAATACGACGCACGGCGATCAGGTCGGGTTCTTCGGGTTCTTCGAATCGATCGACGACCTCGCGGTCACCGAAGCACTCTGCGCCGAGGCGAGCCGCTGGCTTGCTGCGCGCGGCCTCACCACCATGCGTGGCCCGGCGTCACCCTCGGTCAACGACGAGTACGGCCTGCTGATCTCTGCCTTCGATCGGCCCAATACGATCATGATGCCGCACAACCCGTCGTATTACCCGTCGCTGCTCGAGCGGGCCGGGCTGACCGTCGTTCGGACACTGGTGGCGTTCGAAGGCGGGCGTGAAGACCGGGCAATTCCCGCCCCGGAGCGAATCGTTCGGGCCGTCGACCTGGCGAAGAAGCGCTACGGCGTCACCATCCGCGCACTCCGTCTGAGCGACTTCAAGGCAGAAGTCGATCGGGTCAAATCGCTGTACAACCGCTGTTGGGAAGACAACTGGGGCGCGGTACCGATGACCGACCATGAGATCGATCATCTCGCCGCGCAGTTCCGTCCCGTCGTCGTGCCCGAGATGGTGCCGTTTGCCGAGAAGGACGGGGTGCCGATCGGTTTCGGCCTGGCGTTGCCCGACTTCAATCAGGTACTCCGCAGCAACCGCAAGGGACGGATCTTCCCGGCTGCGCTCAAGCTGCTCTGGTCGCTCAAGACCCGGCGCCTGCGCCGAGCCCGCATTCTGCTGCTCGGCGTCCTGCCGGAGTATCGCGGCAAGGGCGTCGACGCCGCGCTGTACCACTGGATCTGGACTCATTCCACCGCACGCCAGATTTACTGGGGCGAAGCGGGCTGGGTCCTCGAGGACAATCCCGCCATGAACGCGGGCCTCGTCAAGATGGGTTTCACCCCGTACAAGCGCTTCGCCATTTACGAGCGGCCGACGTGAAAGCCTTTGTGACCGGTGCCACCGGCTTCGTAGGCGGCCACCTCGTCGCCGCGCTCCGATCCCGCGGCGATGAGGTCACCGCCCTGGTGCGCACGCCGTCCCGCGCCACCGCTCTCAGCGCCCTCGGCGCCACGCTGGTCCAGGGCGACATCCGTTCGGCTCGCAGCCTGGCCGACTCGATGGCGGGCCACGACGTGGTCTTTCATGTTGCCGGCTTGATTGCGGCCCGCAACGAAGCCGAGTTCCTCGCCGTCAACCGGGAAGGCACCGGGGTCATGCTCGAGGCCGCCGCGCGCGCCGGGCATCCCCGCTTCATTCTGGTGTCATCGCTGGCGGCCGGAGGGCCAACGTCGCCCGGCGTGCGCCTGGTCGGCACCGAGCCCGGAGCGCCGGTGACCCAGTACGGGCGCAGCAAACTCGCCGGCGAAGAGCTGGTGCGGGCCAGCGAACTCCCCTGGACCATCATCCGCCCGCCCGCCGTGTACGGACCAGGCGACCGCGAGATGTTCCGGATCTTCAAGGCAGCCTCGGTCGGCTTCGCGCCGGTGTTCGGGCGGGGCGAGCAGCAGCTATCGGTCGTCTACGGGCCCGACCTGGTCGACGCGCTGATTGCCGCCGCACTGACTCCCGAGACGATTGGCCAGGTGTACTATGCCTGTCACCAGGAAGTCCTCACCACCGGCAACATGGTCCGTCTGGCCGGCGAGGCCGTGGGTCGGCGGGTCCGGGTGATCGGGATTCCTCAGCCGATCGGCAAGGCCCTGCTGACGATCACCGATCGTACGGCACGACTGGCCGGGCGGGCTACGGTGCTATCCTACGACAAGACGGCTGAGTTCTTCGCCCCAGCCTGGCTGGCCGACTCCGCACCGTTCGAAGCCGCAACCGGGTGGTCCGCTCGGCACGACTTCGCGTCCGGTGCGCGCGCAACCGTGGCATGGTACCGCCAGCAGGGATGGCTGTAGCGGTTCGGCCGGCGGAATGGCTGCTCGCCGGCTACGCCGCCTTTGTGACGATCGTCGGACTCGGGCGTCTCGAGCGCCATCCCGCCGTCGCCTGGGCTGTTGCTGCGCACGTCCTCCTTCTCGCCCTTCTCTTCATGTTTCAGCGACTCCCGGCAGGACGGGGCTCCTGGCTGCGCAACTTCGGTCCGATCGTGCTGCTGCTGGCCCTCTACGGAGCTCTGGATCTTCTGAATGGATTCGGCGGAGCACGAACCTACGACGACACCGTCCTGGCGTGGGAACGATGGGTGTTCGGCGAGGAAGTCAGCCGGCTCTGGTGGCAACGATGGAATGACCGACTGGCTTCCACGGTATTTCATGCGGCGTACTTCTCGTACTACCTGATCGTCCCAATCCCTGTCGTGATCGCACTCTTTCGACGAGACGAGGCCGAGCTTTCGAGAACGCTGTTTGCCCTCATGGCTGTCTTCGTGCTCTGCTACGTTCTCTTCATCCTGGCTCCCGTGGCCGGCCCCTACTACGAGTATCCGAGGCCTGATCAACAGTTCCTGGACAACTGGGCTGCGCAGGCCGTCTATGGCGTGCTCGACCGCGGCAGTTCATTTGGTGCTGCCTTCCCGAGTTCCCACGTCGCCGCATCCTGGATTGCGACGGCCGCGACCTGGCGGAGCAGCAAGGCCATCGGCTGGGTCGTAGGGCTGCTCTCGGCACTCCTCACGATCGGGGTCGTCTACTGCCAGATGCACTACGCGATCGATGCCCTCGCAGGACTGGTCGTTGCGGCTGCGGTCTTCGGCCTGACCCGAGCAGTGTTCACGCGGCGAGCCAACCCCACCCACTGAAACGACGAAGGCCCCGCACTGGCGGGGCCTCCGACGCTTCAGACCTGCCGAACGTCGGGTCCATTACGGCCGGATCGTGATCATCCCGTTCATGCCGTTGGCAATGTGCGGGGTGCAGGTAAACCGGTATTCTCCGGCGACCATGCCCGCGAAGGTGATCTCGTAGGTTTCGTTCGGCGCCACCAGCAGGGGGCCGTTGAGCTCGCCCAGCTTGTCGCCCGGCATGGCCGCATCGAGCGCAGCACGGGACGCAGCCGGCACGCTGTCAGGCCAGAACTGAACGTTGTGAGGCCCGCCGCTCACGTTATGGAAGACCACCCGATCGCCCGCGCTGATCGTCAGCTCGGCTGGGACAAACTTGTAGTCCGCGCCCTCGAGAACCATGTTCACGTTGTGCGTCGTACCGGTCGCACCCGTCTCCGGCGCAGTGGTCGCCGGAGCAGCCGTCGCCGGGGCCGCATCAGCTGCAGGCGCCTTGTCGCCACCGCCACAGGCCGTCAGTAACAACGACGCACCAACCAACCACCCGATCGTACGCATCTGCTATCCCCTTCCCCGAAGTCAGTTCGTGGACTCGGATTGACCTGCTGAGCGGCACCGGCCACGACATCGGCCCGCACTTGTGAAATTCTTCACAAATATAAGCGCTTGCCCTTGGTTTACCAGTGTCTACGTTTCCGCCCCATGCCACTCGTCCCCCAATGCAAACGCGCTGGACCTCACTGCCTCGGCCTGTCGGTCACCCTTCGAGTCGCCGATGACGACAATCCCCGGACTGCGCGCACGATGGACCCGGAGGCCACCTGGCTCTACGGGCACACCCAGCGAATCACATTCGGGACCCTGTTCCGGTTCGGCACCGAACTGCGGGCTCGCGTCCGGATCGAAGTTCCCTGCCGTTACGCCAAGATCGATGATGGGCAGGTCCGTTGCGGAGCTCATCGCTACCGGGCGGCGCTGCCCAAGGCGCGCCGTCGCCGACAGACCCGACAACTCGGCAATGATCGTTTCGTCGTGGTTCAGAACGGCCAGCCGGTACCGCTCACGCTCAAGGGGCCGCCCCAGCCGCGACGCCAGCTTTCAGTGCTCAGCGTGCCCAAGACGCCTTGCGTCACAGCCCGCTGCCAGACGTCGGACCACACTGTCGGCGCGGCCTGCTGCCGCGACCTTCAGGTCGAGATTCTCTGCACGAAGAGGAACCGGCATCTCGAGGACCTGGTCCGAACCCGGAAGAGCCCGTATCTCTGCAAAGTCAGCCGGGAGGCCCCTGACTCGCTCGGTGCTGAGATGATTTCGGCGTGTGGATATCTCGAAGACGGAGGGGTTCTCTGTACGCTGCACGGGCGAAGCAGGCCGGATGGACGTCCGGCCAAACCTGGCCTGTGTTCGAAGTGGCCCAAAGGCCAGGACGCGAGACATCCAGGGTGCGCCTTTTAGCCGACAAGTACCATTTGAACAACTACGCCAGAAGTCGCTTTAAGCGCATCGCCTCAAGTGTCGTTCTTGCAATGACTTGCAGCTACGGCAACAACATAGTCACTGACAGGACACCTCAACGAGAACTTGAGGTAGGCTCTGGCGCGTAAGTAGCTAGAATGCAATCGTTTATGCCGTTGTGTGCAAGGATTGCCAGGGCAGGCGTCCCCATTCACTGTACTCGCAATACTTTGTCGGAGACACGCACAGGAGAAGGTCAATGACCGACGATCTGGAGCGCCTCTATAAATCGACGTATACGGCCGTTGTTCGTTTCCTGTATCGCAAGGTCTGGGACGCGGACCGCGCCGAGGATCTTGCCCAGGAAGTCTTCATTCGTGCCATGGCTCACAATCCCGAGAAGCCTCGGGCGTGGGTCTTTGCGGTTGCCGCCAATCTGGCGCGAGACGAAGCGCGCGCGGCCGTTCGTCGGAAGAAACACCTGACCCTGCTCACCAACGACCCCCTGCCCATGTCGACCCCGGACAAGACGGTCGACGAGGCCATGGAGTACGATGAGCGGAAGGCGCTGGTCAACGAGGCGCTGGCCACCTTGTCGGACCGGGATCGCGAGGTCCTGCTGTTGTGGGACGCGGGACTGAGTTATCCCGAGATTGCAGAGCAAACCGGGCTGGCCGTCGGTGCAATCGGCACCACGCTGGCAAGAGCCCGCAAACGACTCCTGGACGCATATGACGGGATGGATCACGATCGACGGCGCGCCGAGGCACATTCCTGAGGACGAGCTTCACGCCTATCTGGACCAGGCGCTAAGCCGTTCGCAGTGCGTCGAAATCGAATGTCATCTGGCGGAGTGCAGGCAATGCCGGCACCTGCGAGATGACGTTGCGGCGGTTCGAGACCGGATTACCGCACTCCTGGTCGACACGGCGCCCCGCCGGGTGACCCCGATTCCGCCGTACGAGCGAATTGTCGCGAAGCACCAGGCCCGCCGGCGTGCGCTCGTCGGCCGGGTGCGCCGAATCGGGCTCCTCGCCGCCGGGTTGGTTGGTGCCGTCGGGTTGGGTTGGTGGATGCAGGGCGGTGGCAGTACCGGATCTGCCCTGCCTGCCACCGTTGCAGTTGCCGATCAGGCCCCGGAACCGGTCCGCACCCTGGTGGCGGCGGGTCCGGTAGCTCTGGTGGACGACGATTCGACGGGATCGACTGTCGTCGGCGAATCCACGGTCGAGCCAACAGGTGACCGGATTCCTCTGGTTCGCGACGAGACCCCGACCCTGCGCGCCGCACCGATCCGACCTCAGACGGCAACCCCTGTGGTTCAAGTCAGCGCGGTCGTTGCGGACGAGGAAAGCATCGGCTTCGAAGGACTCTGGCAGTCGGTGGACTGGCAGCAGGCACGCGCCGAGACCGGTGGAAACCTTCCCCGAGTCAGCGGGCTGCCGATCCTGGACATCCAGCTGCAACAGATCGGCGGCGAAGAGCGGCCGATCGTGGTCGTGGTGCAGCAGCACCCGTCGGGCCGTTTGATCCGCACGGTCGAAGGCCCAATCGAGCGGATCGAGCAATTGCTCGAGCGCTATGCCGCGCGGAGCTCGGGCCAGGTGCGCGCCAGCACCCCTGCCCTGACGCCACCGGACTACGTCAGCAGTGGGTCCGGAACACCGAGGCGCCTGAGAATCCTCAGCGTGATCGCGAACTTCCCGGCCGATTCTCTCAACGCCATGGCGCGCGCCATCGACGTGCGCGAGTAGCCCCGTCGGCGCAAACGAGAGATCGCAAGCAGAATGAAGGCCGATCCATTCTGGGTCGGCCTTCATCATTTTCACGCACCCCGCTGCCGCCCGCGAAGGTCGTCAATCAGCGAGCAATGCCTCGGTCGGCGGAACGCGGGCGGCTCGTCGCGCCGGAAGCCATGCCGCGGTACCTGCCGCCAGCATGACGAGGAGGATGGCAACCGCATAACTGATGGGATCAGCGCGGCCCACGCCGAAGAGCAGGCCCGCCATGAGCTGCGTCGCCGCCAACGCACCGAGCAGACCCAGACTCACGCCGACAGCCGCGATGCGGAGCTCACGCCGAAGCACGAGCCGCGTCAGGTCAACCGGCTCAGCGCCGAGCGCCGAGCGGATCCCCAGCTCCCGGGTCCGTTGTGCTGCGGTGTAGCTGACCACCCCATAGACACCAACGAGCGCGAGCACGAAGGCCAAGCCGGCAAAGGCGCCCAGGATGGTCATCGCGAAGCGACGTTCGGCGACCGAATCGGCCAGCGTTTCGATCAGCGGTTCGACGCCAGTGACCGGCAAGGCAGGATCCAAGCTCCAGATGGCCCGACGAACCGGGTTGGCAAGTTGCTGCGCTGGTCGGTCGGTGCGGACCAGGAGCACGCCGGAGTTGGGAACGGTTTGCTCCAGCGGCAGATAGACCGCGGGCGGAGGCGTTTCGGTGAGCCCGAAGATACGCTCGTTCTCGACGACCCCGACGATCCGCCGGGTCGCGCCCCAGAGCCGAAGCTGCTGGCCCAGCGGGTCATGCCCGGTGAAGAACCGCTCCTCCGCTGCCCGGTTGATGAGAACGACCGGTGGCGTTTGCGCGTCGTCTGAGGCGTCGAGAAGCCGTCCGCTGCGGATCCCAACCCCGACCGTGGCGAAATAGCCATCCGAAACGACCCGGGTCGCGATTTCCGGCCA
This genomic stretch from Gemmatimonadales bacterium harbors:
- a CDS encoding NAD(P)H-binding protein, producing MKAFVTGATGFVGGHLVAALRSRGDEVTALVRTPSRATALSALGATLVQGDIRSARSLADSMAGHDVVFHVAGLIAARNEAEFLAVNREGTGVMLEAAARAGHPRFILVSSLAAGGPTSPGVRLVGTEPGAPVTQYGRSKLAGEELVRASELPWTIIRPPAVYGPGDREMFRIFKAASVGFAPVFGRGEQQLSVVYGPDLVDALIAAALTPETIGQVYYACHQEVLTTGNMVRLAGEAVGRRVRVIGIPQPIGKALLTITDRTARLAGRATVLSYDKTAEFFAPAWLADSAPFEAATGWSARHDFASGARATVAWYRQQGWL
- a CDS encoding phosphatase PAP2 family protein translates to MAVAVRPAEWLLAGYAAFVTIVGLGRLERHPAVAWAVAAHVLLLALLFMFQRLPAGRGSWLRNFGPIVLLLALYGALDLLNGFGGARTYDDTVLAWERWVFGEEVSRLWWQRWNDRLASTVFHAAYFSYYLIVPIPVVIALFRRDEAELSRTLFALMAVFVLCYVLFILAPVAGPYYEYPRPDQQFLDNWAAQAVYGVLDRGSSFGAAFPSSHVAASWIATAATWRSSKAIGWVVGLLSALLTIGVVYCQMHYAIDALAGLVVAAAVFGLTRAVFTRRANPTH
- a CDS encoding sigma-70 family RNA polymerase sigma factor, with the protein product MTDDLERLYKSTYTAVVRFLYRKVWDADRAEDLAQEVFIRAMAHNPEKPRAWVFAVAANLARDEARAAVRRKKHLTLLTNDPLPMSTPDKTVDEAMEYDERKALVNEALATLSDRDREVLLLWDAGLSYPEIAEQTGLAVGAIGTTLARARKRLLDAYDGMDHDRRRAEAHS
- a CDS encoding zf-HC2 domain-containing protein — encoded protein: MTGWITIDGAPRHIPEDELHAYLDQALSRSQCVEIECHLAECRQCRHLRDDVAAVRDRITALLVDTAPRRVTPIPPYERIVAKHQARRRALVGRVRRIGLLAAGLVGAVGLGWWMQGGGSTGSALPATVAVADQAPEPVRTLVAAGPVALVDDDSTGSTVVGESTVEPTGDRIPLVRDETPTLRAAPIRPQTATPVVQVSAVVADEESIGFEGLWQSVDWQQARAETGGNLPRVSGLPILDIQLQQIGGEERPIVVVVQQHPSGRLIRTVEGPIERIEQLLERYAARSSGQVRASTPALTPPDYVSSGSGTPRRLRILSVIANFPADSLNAMARAIDVRE
- a CDS encoding ABC transporter permease, giving the protein GLMLAYGGVAALVALAPPGIPRLDHVAIDGRVLTVSVGVALAVGLVFGLVPTAQALRLDALTALRGDTPGSGGRRAGNLVRSGLVAAELAFAVILLVGAGLLIRSFRTALQVDPGFRAEGVLKAEYLLPESRYPREWTRVPDSPTLRGFHARLLERARSIPGVVSASIAMAHPLDRSSSNSFLVVGREAEAEEWPEIATRVVSDGYFATVGVGIRSGRLLDASDDAQTPPVVLINRAAEERFFTGHDPLGQQLRLWGATRRIVGVVENERIFGLTETPPPAVYLPLEQTVPNSGVLLVRTDRPAQQLANPVRRAIWSLDPALPVTGVEPLIETLADSVAERRFAMTILGAFAGLAFVLALVGVYGVVSYTAAQRTRELGIRSALGAEPVDLTRLVLRRELRIAAVGVSLGLLGALAATQLMAGLLFGVGRADPISYAVAILLVMLAAGTAAWLPARRAARVPPTEALLAD